In Nocardioides cavernae, a single genomic region encodes these proteins:
- a CDS encoding hemolysin family protein, whose product MTPLLLLLVSLALVAACGLFVAAEFSLVTVDRPSVERAAASGDEGARGVQLALRSLSTQLSGAQVGITVTNLAIGFLAEPAIADLIDDPLASAGVPDSVVTPLALALGLVLGTVVTMIFGEMVPKNIAIARPLQTARRTQGFMRGFTALTRGPIRALNGSANAIVRRLGIEPQEELRSARSSQELASLVQRSAVQGTLDADTAELVERSVEFGTRTAGEIMTPRVRTTTVEDGDRVSAVIDLARQTGHSRFPVLDAEDTVVGTVHVKHAVAVPVHERATTRIKHVMVRPVVVPDSLRLDPLMALLRQDGFQMAIVLDEYGGHAGIVTLEDVVEEIVGDISDEHDRLGARIRQRRDGSWTLSGLLRPDEVEDVTDIELPDHDDYDTVAGLVMRELGKIPEPGDRVELPVPDRSDPHEVRERLVTLTVRRMDGLRIDRLDLVLVGEADREQ is encoded by the coding sequence GTGACCCCCCTCCTGCTCCTGCTCGTGTCCTTGGCCCTCGTGGCCGCCTGCGGCCTGTTCGTGGCCGCCGAGTTCTCCCTGGTCACCGTCGACCGGCCCAGCGTCGAGCGCGCCGCGGCCTCCGGTGACGAGGGAGCCCGCGGTGTCCAGCTGGCGCTCCGCTCGCTGTCGACGCAGCTCTCCGGCGCCCAGGTCGGCATCACCGTGACCAACCTGGCCATCGGTTTCCTCGCCGAGCCGGCGATCGCCGACCTCATCGACGACCCGCTGGCGTCAGCCGGCGTGCCCGACAGCGTCGTCACGCCGCTCGCGCTGGCACTCGGCCTGGTCCTCGGCACCGTGGTGACGATGATCTTCGGCGAGATGGTGCCCAAGAACATCGCCATCGCCCGGCCGCTCCAGACCGCCCGCAGGACCCAGGGCTTCATGCGCGGCTTCACGGCCCTCACCCGCGGTCCCATCCGGGCGCTCAACGGGTCGGCCAACGCGATCGTGCGCCGCCTCGGCATCGAGCCGCAGGAGGAGCTCCGCTCCGCCCGGAGCTCGCAGGAGCTCGCCTCGCTCGTGCAGCGGTCCGCCGTCCAGGGCACTCTCGACGCCGACACCGCCGAGCTCGTCGAGCGCTCGGTCGAGTTCGGCACCCGCACGGCGGGGGAGATCATGACCCCCCGCGTGCGAACCACGACCGTCGAGGACGGCGACCGGGTCTCCGCCGTCATCGACCTGGCGCGCCAGACCGGCCACTCCCGATTCCCGGTCCTCGACGCAGAGGACACCGTGGTCGGCACGGTGCACGTCAAGCACGCAGTCGCCGTGCCGGTGCACGAGCGGGCCACGACCCGCATCAAGCACGTCATGGTCAGGCCCGTCGTGGTGCCCGACAGCCTGCGGCTCGACCCGCTGATGGCCCTGCTGCGCCAGGACGGCTTCCAGATGGCCATCGTGCTCGACGAGTACGGCGGCCACGCGGGCATCGTGACGCTCGAGGACGTCGTCGAGGAGATCGTCGGCGACATCTCCGACGAGCACGACCGACTCGGCGCGCGCATCCGCCAGCGTCGCGACGGGAGCTGGACCCTCTCGGGCCTCCTGCGGCCCGACGAGGTGGAGGACGTCACCGACATCGAGCTGCCCGACCACGACGACTACGACACCGTCGCCGGCCTCGTCATGCGCGAGCTGGGCAAGATCCCGGAGCCGGGCGACCGCGTCGAGCTGCCGGTGCCCGACCGCAGCGACCCCCACGAGGTGCGCGAGCGCCTCGTGACCCTGACCGTGCGGCGGATGGACGGTCTGCGCATCGACCGCCTCGACCTCGTCCTGGTGGGGGAGGCCGACCGTGAACAGTGA
- a CDS encoding hemolysin family protein gives MNSDLFGVGLAVVLLALNAFFVGAEFALLAARRSQIEPKAQEGSRAARTTLRAMENVSLVMAGAQLGITVCSLGLGAIGEPAVAHLLEPVFHAARMPDNLLHPVSFVVAMSVVVYLHVVLGEMVPKNIALAGADRAAMVLSPPMMVIVTVLRPLIDAMNMAANGVLRLLRIEPKDEVHSSFTREEVAALVEESRGEGLIEADEYDRLAGALGFTEKSVAAIVMAPATLATVAPGSTVADVEAVCAATGFSRFPVAGDDGTLLGYLHIKDALESDDDKRSRVIEDKWIRPFASVHPGDLLHDALESLQVKGAHMARVVERDGTVIGLVTLEDVLEELVGEIRDAAHHDVSGVEAY, from the coding sequence GTGAACAGTGATCTCTTCGGCGTCGGCCTGGCCGTCGTCCTGCTCGCCCTCAACGCCTTCTTCGTGGGCGCCGAGTTCGCCCTGCTCGCTGCGCGCCGCAGCCAGATCGAGCCGAAGGCGCAGGAGGGCTCACGCGCGGCCCGCACCACGCTGCGGGCCATGGAGAACGTCTCGCTCGTGATGGCCGGAGCCCAGCTCGGCATCACCGTCTGCTCGCTGGGGCTCGGTGCCATCGGCGAGCCCGCGGTCGCCCACCTCCTCGAGCCGGTGTTCCACGCCGCCCGGATGCCCGACAACCTGCTGCACCCGGTGTCGTTCGTGGTCGCGATGTCGGTCGTGGTCTACCTGCACGTCGTCCTCGGCGAGATGGTGCCCAAGAACATCGCGCTCGCGGGTGCCGACCGGGCGGCCATGGTCCTCAGCCCGCCCATGATGGTGATCGTCACCGTGCTGCGCCCGCTGATCGATGCCATGAACATGGCCGCCAACGGTGTGCTCCGCCTCCTGCGCATCGAGCCCAAGGACGAGGTGCACTCGAGCTTCACCCGGGAGGAGGTCGCCGCCCTCGTCGAGGAGTCGCGCGGCGAGGGCCTCATCGAGGCGGACGAGTACGACCGGCTCGCCGGCGCGCTCGGCTTCACCGAGAAGTCGGTCGCCGCGATCGTCATGGCTCCCGCCACCCTCGCCACCGTGGCACCCGGCTCCACCGTCGCCGACGTCGAGGCGGTGTGCGCGGCCACCGGCTTCAGCCGGTTCCCGGTCGCCGGCGACGACGGCACCCTGCTGGGCTACCTCCACATCAAGGACGCCCTCGAGTCCGACGACGACAAGCGCTCGCGCGTCATCGAGGACAAGTGGATCCGTCCCTTCGCCTCGGTGCACCCCGGCGACCTGCTCCACGACGCGCTGGAGAGCCTCCAGGTGAAGGGCGCCCACATGGCGCGGGTCGTGGAGCGCGACGGGACCGTGATCGGGCTGGTCACGCTCGAGGACGTGCTCGAGGAGCTCGTCGGCGAGATCCGCGACGCTGCGCACCACGACGTGTCCGGCGTCGAGGCGTACTGA
- a CDS encoding CDP-alcohol phosphatidyltransferase family protein gives MSEEASRVWTVPNIISVVRLAGVPLFLWLVLGPEADAIALVVLMVAGFTDFLDGWLARRLDQYSKLGEILDPVADRLYILAVVLGLFLRDIIPWWVAIALPLRDLLLWGLVPILRTRGYSALPVHFLGKAATFNLLYAFPLLLLGEGDGIVATLARNFGWAFAWWGIGLYWWAGVLYAWQVRTLLRDTPRRTSPATDHG, from the coding sequence GTGTCCGAGGAAGCCTCTCGCGTCTGGACCGTGCCCAACATCATCAGTGTGGTGCGGCTTGCCGGCGTGCCCCTGTTCCTGTGGTTGGTGCTCGGGCCCGAGGCCGACGCGATCGCACTCGTGGTGCTGATGGTCGCCGGTTTCACCGACTTCCTCGACGGGTGGCTCGCGCGACGGCTCGACCAGTACTCCAAGCTGGGGGAGATCCTCGACCCGGTGGCCGACCGGCTCTACATCCTGGCCGTGGTCCTCGGCCTCTTCCTGCGCGACATCATCCCGTGGTGGGTCGCCATCGCCCTGCCGCTGCGCGACCTCCTGCTGTGGGGTCTCGTGCCGATCCTGCGCACCCGCGGCTACTCGGCCCTGCCGGTGCACTTCCTCGGCAAGGCCGCCACGTTCAACCTGCTCTACGCCTTCCCGCTGCTGCTCCTCGGCGAGGGCGACGGCATCGTCGCCACGCTCGCCCGCAACTTCGGGTGGGCCTTCGCCTGGTGGGGGATCGGGCTCTACTGGTGGGCAGGGGTCCTCTACGCCTGGCAGGTGCGCACGCTGCTGCGCGACACCCCACGTCGTACGTCCCCGGCGACCGACCATGGCTGA
- a CDS encoding DUF881 domain-containing protein, with product MADTRTGTPTAPGEPDAGRRLPEHVTTPLLTLITARSMDEDYAHVAQKRAVAGDARPRAVRSHWSSFLAIAALGVMAAVVAVQTDREAPANELSRAALVQQIDTRSDDVRALQADVARLTRFNASVASNSTRTQTDLGDVDARVRRAELTTGFSPVHGPGVRITVDNRPGDEVDGEVLDEDLATLVDGLFEAGAEAVAINDQRINALGGIRNTNRAVHVNGRPVNAPYVVSAIGDPRTLQARLVETYQGQQWFGRVNNFGFVYEAENVDDIRLPAAPERVLRDVIGLDAEPYGGPAQEGSSP from the coding sequence ATGGCTGACACGAGGACGGGCACCCCGACGGCGCCGGGCGAGCCCGATGCCGGCCGTCGGCTCCCCGAGCACGTCACGACCCCGCTGCTGACGCTGATCACCGCCCGGTCCATGGACGAGGACTACGCCCACGTGGCCCAGAAGCGGGCGGTCGCGGGCGACGCACGGCCGCGTGCGGTGCGGTCCCACTGGTCGAGCTTCCTGGCCATCGCGGCGCTCGGGGTGATGGCGGCGGTCGTCGCCGTGCAGACCGACCGGGAGGCCCCGGCCAACGAGCTCAGCCGGGCCGCGCTCGTCCAGCAGATCGACACCCGCAGCGACGACGTCCGTGCCCTGCAGGCCGACGTCGCGCGGCTGACCCGCTTCAACGCCTCGGTCGCCAGCAACAGCACGAGGACGCAGACGGACCTCGGCGACGTCGACGCCCGGGTGCGCCGCGCCGAGCTCACCACCGGGTTCTCGCCCGTGCACGGCCCGGGCGTGCGGATCACGGTCGACAACCGTCCCGGCGACGAGGTGGACGGCGAGGTGCTCGACGAGGACCTCGCCACCCTGGTCGACGGGTTGTTCGAGGCGGGCGCCGAGGCCGTCGCGATCAACGACCAGCGGATCAACGCGCTGGGCGGCATCCGCAACACCAACCGGGCCGTCCACGTCAACGGACGCCCCGTCAACGCGCCCTACGTGGTCTCGGCGATCGGCGACCCGCGCACGCTGCAGGCCCGACTCGTGGAGACCTACCAGGGCCAGCAGTGGTTCGGCCGCGTCAACAACTTCGGGTTTGTGTACGAGGCCGAGAATGTCGACGACATCCGCTTGCCGGCTGCGCCCGAACGTGTCCTTCGTGATGTGATCGGGCTCGACGCCGAACCCTACGGCGGACCAGCACAGGAGGGGAGCTCGCCGTGA
- a CDS encoding small basic family protein gives MIAALGLLLGIIAGLVFAPDVPLSLQNYLPIAVVAALDAVFGALRAYLDGIFDDKVFVVSFVSNVVVAAAIVYLGDQLGVGSQLSTGVVVVLGIRIFSNVAAIRRHVFHA, from the coding sequence GTGATCGCCGCACTTGGCCTGCTCCTGGGCATCATCGCCGGGCTGGTCTTCGCCCCCGACGTGCCGCTCAGCCTGCAGAACTACCTGCCGATCGCTGTGGTGGCCGCCCTCGATGCCGTCTTCGGTGCGCTCCGCGCCTACCTCGACGGCATCTTCGACGACAAGGTGTTCGTCGTCTCCTTCGTGAGCAACGTGGTCGTCGCGGCGGCGATCGTCTACCTCGGCGACCAGCTCGGCGTCGGGTCCCAGCTCAGCACGGGCGTCGTCGTCGTGCTCGGCATCCGCATCTTCTCCAACGTCGCCGCCATCCGCAGGCACGTCTTCCACGCCTGA
- a CDS encoding DUF881 domain-containing protein produces the protein MPDPTPHPESDPQPGHEAGHASHAAHGTDPDPEPGRERLRHALVRPSRRQVVVAVLLAVLGFAFVVQVRDTKANDTYSGLRESELIEVLDGLTGTAERARREVGRLESRRDELTNESRARSAALDEAEQRVRTLNIIAGLVPVTGPGLRMTINESSSRVNVGSLLDTVQELRTAGAEAMEFNDSIRVGADSSFDNAVGGIELDGQLLEPPYTLEVIGDPHVLRTALTFSTGPVETLETYDGATVKIEELEAVDITSVRDPSRPEYAEPGTGQ, from the coding sequence ATGCCAGATCCCACGCCCCACCCCGAATCCGATCCCCAGCCCGGTCACGAGGCCGGTCACGCGTCGCATGCCGCGCACGGCACCGACCCTGATCCCGAGCCCGGCCGCGAGCGCCTGCGCCACGCCCTCGTCCGGCCCTCGCGACGCCAGGTGGTCGTCGCGGTCCTGCTCGCCGTCCTCGGCTTCGCCTTCGTCGTGCAGGTGCGCGACACCAAGGCCAACGACACCTACTCCGGGCTGCGCGAGAGCGAGCTGATCGAGGTGCTCGACGGCCTGACCGGCACGGCCGAGCGGGCCCGGCGCGAGGTCGGCCGGCTGGAGTCGCGGCGAGACGAGCTGACCAACGAGAGCCGGGCGCGGTCCGCCGCCCTCGACGAGGCCGAGCAGCGGGTCCGGACCCTCAACATCATCGCCGGCCTGGTGCCCGTCACCGGCCCCGGCCTGCGGATGACCATCAACGAGTCCTCCAGCCGGGTCAACGTCGGGTCGCTGCTCGACACCGTGCAGGAGCTGCGCACGGCCGGCGCCGAGGCGATGGAGTTCAACGACTCGATCCGGGTCGGTGCCGACAGCTCGTTCGACAACGCCGTCGGCGGCATCGAGCTCGACGGCCAGCTCCTCGAGCCGCCGTACACGCTCGAGGTCATTGGCGACCCGCACGTGCTGCGCACGGCGCTCACGTTCTCGACCGGGCCCGTCGAGACGCTGGAGACCTATGACGGAGCAACGGTCAAGATCGAGGAGCTCGAGGCGGTCGACATCACGAGCGTCCGCGACCCCTCGCGACCTGAGTATGCGGAGCCCGGCACCGGCCAGTAG
- the gcvH gene encoding glycine cleavage system protein GcvH — MYPENLKYTSEHEWVRTPGDTEGSVRVGITDFAQDALGDIVYVSLPQVGDQVTAGDTCGELESTKSVSDIYAPVTGEIVATNASLDSTPELVNSDPYEAGWLFEVSVADSSQVDGLMDAAAYQAGLEG; from the coding sequence GTGTATCCGGAGAATCTCAAGTACACCAGCGAGCACGAGTGGGTCCGTACCCCCGGTGACACCGAGGGCTCGGTCCGGGTCGGGATCACCGACTTCGCGCAGGACGCGCTCGGCGACATCGTCTACGTCTCCCTGCCGCAGGTCGGCGACCAGGTGACGGCGGGGGACACCTGCGGCGAGCTGGAGTCCACCAAGTCGGTCAGCGACATCTACGCCCCCGTGACCGGCGAGATCGTCGCCACCAACGCCTCCCTCGACTCCACCCCCGAGCTGGTCAACAGCGACCCCTACGAGGCCGGGTGGCTGTTCGAGGTGTCCGTCGCCGACAGCTCGCAGGTCGACGGCCTGATGGACGCCGCGGCCTACCAGGCCGGCCTCGAGGGCTGA
- a CDS encoding FHA domain-containing protein → MPFCTACGKQNPDDARFCAQCGTKLHAGEDTGASPVESTATITFGVPDQRESSDRQLSPVDAAAVDALPEGHALLVVQRGPSAGSRFLLDVDVVGAGRHPDSEIFLDDVTVSRRHAEFRRTGTGYDVSDVGSLNGTYVNRDRIDSVELNDGDEVQIGKYRLVFFSSHPGS, encoded by the coding sequence ATGCCGTTCTGCACCGCCTGTGGCAAGCAGAACCCTGACGATGCGCGCTTCTGTGCCCAGTGCGGCACCAAGCTGCACGCCGGGGAGGACACGGGCGCGAGCCCGGTCGAGTCCACTGCGACCATCACCTTCGGGGTGCCGGACCAGCGGGAGTCCTCCGACCGCCAGCTCAGCCCCGTCGACGCCGCAGCGGTGGACGCGCTCCCCGAGGGCCACGCCCTCCTCGTCGTGCAGCGCGGGCCGAGCGCGGGCAGCCGCTTCCTCCTCGACGTCGACGTCGTGGGCGCCGGTCGCCACCCCGACAGCGAGATCTTCCTCGACGACGTGACGGTCTCTCGCCGTCACGCGGAGTTCCGACGCACCGGCACCGGCTACGACGTCAGCGACGTGGGCAGCCTCAACGGCACCTACGTCAACCGCGACCGGATCGACTCCGTCGAGCTCAACGACGGCGACGAGGTCCAGATCGGCAAGTACCGCCTGGTGTTCTTCTCCTCCCACCCGGGCAGCTGA
- the ftsR gene encoding transcriptional regulator FtsR, with protein sequence MSASTAAGSSRGARYNIGQVLDQLRADFPGVTIPKIRFLEDQGLVKPERTAAGYRKFSVDDVSRLRYILTMQRDHYLPLKVIGDHLDAIDRGLEPPAIDSVVPTVPKVALSADGLPSPESFRRTSDLRLSRRELLKVAEITEELLVELEQFGLLSARSGTGHFDSDALVVAQTARELADFGFEPRHLRAFKTAADREVGLVQQVVAPLARGRDAAARGRAEDATSEIAALSVRLHATLVKVGLDRG encoded by the coding sequence GTGAGTGCCTCGACAGCCGCGGGCTCGAGTCGCGGCGCCCGCTACAACATCGGGCAGGTGCTCGACCAGCTGCGAGCGGACTTCCCCGGGGTCACCATCCCCAAGATCCGCTTCCTCGAGGACCAGGGCCTCGTCAAGCCCGAGCGCACCGCGGCCGGCTACCGCAAGTTCTCCGTCGACGACGTCTCGCGCCTGCGCTACATCCTGACGATGCAGCGTGACCACTACCTGCCGCTGAAGGTGATCGGCGACCACCTCGACGCGATCGACCGCGGGCTGGAGCCGCCCGCGATCGACTCCGTCGTGCCCACGGTGCCCAAGGTGGCGCTCAGCGCGGACGGGCTGCCCAGCCCCGAGTCGTTCCGGCGCACCAGCGACCTGCGCCTCTCGCGCCGCGAGCTGCTCAAGGTCGCCGAGATCACCGAGGAGCTGCTGGTCGAGCTCGAGCAGTTCGGCCTGCTCAGCGCGCGCAGCGGCACCGGCCACTTCGACAGCGACGCGCTCGTCGTCGCCCAGACCGCCCGCGAGCTCGCCGACTTCGGCTTCGAGCCCCGGCACCTGCGCGCGTTCAAGACGGCCGCCGACCGGGAGGTCGGCCTCGTCCAGCAGGTCGTCGCACCCCTCGCGCGGGGCCGCGACGCCGCCGCCCGGGGGCGCGCCGAGGACGCCACGTCCGAGATCGCGGCGCTGTCGGTGCGCTTGCACGCGACCCTCGTGAAGGTCGGTCTGGACCGCGGCTGA
- a CDS encoding bifunctional nuclease family protein codes for MREMDVVGVRVEMPSNQPIVLLREVTGERYLPIWIGAVEATAIAFAQQGVTPPRPLTHDLMRDVLEATGQRLDEVRIVDMRDGVFFAQLVFDGGAEVGARPSDSIALALRTGSRIVCAEAVLDEAGLAVPAEQEDEVERFREFLDHVSPDDFESH; via the coding sequence ATGCGCGAAATGGACGTCGTCGGAGTCCGCGTCGAGATGCCTTCCAACCAGCCGATCGTGCTGTTGCGAGAGGTGACGGGGGAGCGCTACCTGCCGATCTGGATCGGCGCGGTCGAGGCGACCGCGATCGCCTTCGCCCAGCAGGGCGTGACGCCGCCGCGACCGCTCACGCACGACCTGATGCGCGACGTGCTCGAGGCCACGGGGCAGCGCCTCGACGAGGTCCGCATCGTCGACATGAGGGACGGCGTGTTCTTCGCACAGCTGGTCTTCGACGGCGGGGCCGAGGTCGGTGCCCGCCCCTCGGACTCCATCGCGCTGGCGCTGCGCACCGGCTCACGGATCGTGTGCGCCGAGGCGGTGCTGGACGAGGCCGGCCTGGCGGTGCCGGCCGAGCAGGAGGACGAGGTCGAGCGGTTCCGCGAGTTCCTCGACCACGTCTCACCCGACGACTTCGAGTCGCACTGA
- a CDS encoding MerR family transcriptional regulator, which yields MKAEAEATDLAEEQGLLFADDVSPLPSDTGYRGPTACNAAGITYRQLDYWARTGLVEPSVRGAAGSGSQRLYSFRDILILKVVKRLLDAGISLQQIRTATAHLRERGTDDLTRVTLMSDGASVYECTSNDEVIDLLQGGQGVFGIAIGGVWREIEGTLAELPSERTAEQASPSAGDELAARRAARQTG from the coding sequence ATGAAGGCCGAGGCCGAGGCCACCGACCTCGCCGAGGAGCAGGGACTGCTCTTCGCCGACGACGTCTCGCCGCTCCCGAGCGACACCGGTTACCGCGGCCCGACCGCGTGCAACGCCGCCGGCATCACCTACCGCCAGCTCGACTACTGGGCCCGCACCGGCCTGGTGGAGCCGAGCGTCCGTGGAGCCGCCGGCTCCGGGTCGCAGCGGCTCTACTCCTTCCGCGACATCCTGATCCTCAAGGTCGTCAAGCGCCTGCTCGACGCCGGCATCTCGCTGCAGCAGATCCGCACCGCGACCGCCCACCTGCGCGAGCGCGGCACCGACGACCTGACCCGCGTGACGCTGATGAGCGACGGCGCCTCGGTCTACGAGTGCACCAGCAACGACGAGGTCATCGACCTGCTCCAGGGCGGGCAGGGCGTCTTCGGCATCGCCATCGGCGGTGTGTGGCGCGAGATCGAGGGCACCCTCGCGGAGCTGCCGTCCGAGCGCACCGCCGAGCAGGCCTCGCCGTCGGCCGGTGACGAGCTCGCCGCCCGCCGCGCTGCTCGGCAGACCGGCTGA
- the gcvP gene encoding aminomethyl-transferring glycine dehydrogenase — MPDLTPTSAPSTVEGLGEFVARHIGPDDAAVAHMLEAIGHESLESLMTAAVPDGIRSAAALDLPDPLDEEATARALRTLASQNRPAEAMIGLGYHATITPPVIRRNVLEDPSWYTAYTPYQPEISQGRLEALLNFQTVVADLTGLPTANASLLDEGTAAAEAMTLVRRAQRNVSGPFVVDADALPQTIEVVRTRAEGMGIQVIVADLDESLPEGDLCGVLVQYPGASGAVRDPRPVIEAAHERGALAVVAADILSLAVLEAPGTFGADVVVGSSQRFGVPLFYGGPHAGFMSVSAGLERHLPGRLVGVSVDAEGRPAYRLALQTREQHIRRDKATSNICTAQVLLAVVASMYAVYHGPEGLRRIAQRTHDHASRIAEALRAGGVEVVNDTWFDTLTVAVPGRAGDVIAAARQVGLHLRAIDADHVGLSTSERTSPSTVSAVLRAFGVAPGGEAASTGLPEDLRRTTDYLTHEVFNSHHSETQMLRYLHRLSSRDYALDRGMIPLGSCTMKLNATTEMEPISLPGFADLHPFAPAQDATGYRELVDDVERWLAEVTGYDRVSVQPNAGSQGELAGLLAIRGYHWANGDTGRNVCLIPSSAHGTNAASAVMAGMKVVVVKASDDGSVDLDDLLAKCDQHAETLAAIMVTYPSTHGAYEDTITDLCKIVHDHGGQVYVDGANLNALLGWARPGEFGGDVSHLNLHKTFCIPHGGGGPGVGPVAVRAHLAPYLPSHAWHPETGKRDGIGPISAAPYGSAGILPITWAYIRMMGAQGLTRATAVAVLSANYIAHRLEEHFPVLYRGHGNLVAHECILDLRGITKASGVSVDDVAKRLVDHGFHAPTMSFPVAGTLMVEPTESEDLAEIDRFCDAMIEIRQEIARVEAGEWSPEDSPLRHAPHTARALVGEWDRPYSRELGVFPRGIDPDKYWPPVARIDQAYGDRNLVCACPPPEAFAQD; from the coding sequence GTGCCCGACCTCACCCCGACCTCCGCCCCCAGCACCGTCGAAGGGCTGGGCGAGTTCGTCGCCCGGCACATCGGACCGGACGACGCCGCCGTCGCCCACATGCTCGAGGCGATCGGACACGAGTCGCTCGAGTCGCTCATGACGGCGGCAGTGCCCGACGGCATCCGCTCAGCCGCGGCGCTCGACCTCCCGGATCCCCTCGACGAGGAGGCGACGGCCCGCGCGCTGCGCACCCTCGCCTCGCAGAACCGCCCGGCGGAGGCCATGATCGGGCTGGGCTACCACGCCACCATCACGCCACCGGTGATCCGGCGCAACGTGCTCGAGGACCCCTCCTGGTACACCGCCTACACGCCCTACCAGCCGGAGATCTCCCAAGGCCGCCTCGAGGCGCTGCTCAACTTCCAGACCGTCGTGGCCGACCTGACGGGCCTGCCCACCGCCAACGCCTCGCTGCTCGACGAGGGCACCGCTGCCGCGGAGGCGATGACGCTCGTACGCCGGGCGCAGCGCAACGTGTCCGGCCCGTTCGTCGTCGACGCCGACGCGCTCCCGCAGACCATCGAGGTGGTCCGGACCCGTGCCGAGGGCATGGGCATCCAGGTCATCGTCGCCGACCTCGACGAGAGCCTGCCCGAGGGAGACCTGTGCGGGGTGCTGGTCCAGTACCCCGGTGCCTCCGGCGCCGTCCGTGACCCGCGGCCCGTCATCGAGGCCGCGCACGAGCGCGGCGCGCTCGCCGTCGTGGCGGCCGACATCCTCTCCCTGGCCGTCCTCGAGGCGCCCGGCACCTTCGGCGCCGACGTCGTGGTCGGCTCGTCCCAGCGCTTCGGCGTACCCCTCTTCTACGGCGGTCCGCACGCCGGCTTCATGTCGGTGTCGGCCGGTCTCGAGCGGCACCTGCCCGGCCGCCTGGTGGGTGTGTCCGTCGACGCGGAGGGTCGCCCGGCCTACCGGCTCGCCCTCCAGACCCGCGAGCAGCACATCCGCCGCGACAAGGCCACGTCCAACATCTGCACCGCGCAGGTGCTCCTCGCCGTCGTCGCGTCGATGTACGCCGTCTACCACGGTCCCGAGGGCCTGCGCCGGATCGCGCAGCGCACCCACGACCACGCCAGCCGCATCGCCGAGGCGCTGCGGGCCGGGGGAGTGGAGGTCGTCAACGACACCTGGTTCGACACGCTGACCGTGGCCGTTCCCGGCCGCGCCGGCGACGTCATCGCGGCGGCCCGCCAGGTCGGCCTGCACCTCCGGGCGATCGACGCAGACCACGTCGGCCTGTCGACGTCCGAGCGCACCAGCCCGTCGACCGTCTCGGCGGTGCTGCGCGCCTTCGGCGTCGCGCCCGGCGGCGAGGCTGCGTCCACCGGCCTGCCCGAGGACCTGCGCCGCACCACCGACTACCTCACCCACGAGGTCTTCAACTCCCACCACAGCGAGACGCAGATGCTGCGCTACCTGCACCGGCTCTCGTCCCGCGACTACGCCCTCGACCGCGGCATGATCCCGCTCGGGTCCTGCACGATGAAGCTCAACGCGACCACCGAGATGGAGCCCATCAGCCTGCCCGGCTTCGCTGACCTCCACCCCTTCGCGCCCGCCCAGGACGCCACCGGCTACCGCGAGCTTGTCGACGACGTCGAGCGGTGGCTGGCCGAGGTCACCGGCTACGACCGGGTCTCGGTGCAGCCCAACGCCGGCTCGCAGGGTGAGCTTGCCGGCCTGCTGGCGATCCGCGGCTACCACTGGGCCAACGGCGACACCGGGCGCAACGTGTGCCTGATCCCGTCCTCGGCCCACGGCACCAACGCCGCGTCGGCCGTCATGGCCGGGATGAAGGTCGTCGTGGTGAAGGCCTCCGACGACGGGTCCGTCGACCTCGACGACCTGCTCGCGAAGTGCGACCAGCACGCCGAGACGCTCGCCGCGATCATGGTGACCTACCCCTCCACCCACGGGGCCTACGAGGACACCATCACCGACCTCTGCAAGATCGTCCACGACCACGGTGGCCAGGTCTACGTCGACGGGGCGAACCTCAACGCGCTGCTCGGCTGGGCGCGTCCCGGTGAGTTCGGCGGGGACGTGTCCCACCTCAACCTGCACAAGACGTTCTGCATCCCGCACGGCGGCGGTGGCCCCGGCGTCGGCCCGGTCGCCGTACGAGCCCACCTGGCGCCGTACCTGCCCTCGCACGCCTGGCACCCGGAGACCGGGAAGCGCGACGGCATCGGCCCCATCAGCGCTGCGCCCTACGGCTCCGCCGGGATCCTGCCGATCACGTGGGCCTACATCAGGATGATGGGCGCGCAGGGGCTGACCCGCGCGACGGCCGTCGCGGTCCTGTCGGCCAACTACATCGCCCACCGCCTCGAGGAGCACTTCCCGGTGCTCTACCGCGGGCACGGCAACCTGGTGGCCCACGAGTGCATCCTCGACCTGCGGGGCATCACCAAGGCCAGCGGCGTGAGCGTCGACGACGTCGCCAAGCGGCTCGTCGACCACGGCTTCCACGCGCCCACGATGTCGTTCCCGGTGGCCGGCACGCTGATGGTGGAGCCCACCGAGTCCGAGGACCTCGCGGAGATCGACCGGTTCTGCGACGCGATGATCGAGATCCGCCAGGAGATCGCCCGCGTCGAGGCGGGGGAGTGGAGCCCGGAGGACTCGCCGCTGCGCCACGCGCCGCACACCGCACGCGCGCTCGTCGGCGAGTGGGACCGCCCCTACTCGCGCGAGCTCGGCGTGTTCCCGCGCGGCATCGACCCCGACAAGTACTGGCCGCCGGTGGCTCGGATCGACCAGGCCTACGGTGACCGCAACCTGGTGTGCGCGTGCCCCCCGCCGGAGGCGTTCGCGCAGGACTGA